A single window of Qipengyuania sediminis DNA harbors:
- a CDS encoding autotransporter assembly complex protein TamA, translating to MGLRTLLGSALALAWQPLAAQDQSTTPALEDLIPDSAVENPEAWAQQSEAAAAVPEAAIDPDTPTDELPGVTLAWPDTIDLPPLPELAPEPEVQYADLDLDGPQLAFADAQIERISDDLVLGFPQVEPAFGESPDFSARFSALSTVKQLDSDSDNLAQLGARAREDQQLLENLLRVYGYYDGQVIRSIANSEPGEARRDTDSQVRFDVVPGIRYSYGTVDLGKLGTAPDAAALRAAFEIQPGDFLQSDTIVQERADLDVALGETGYPFASIADPELLIDHERRQGDLTMLVDPRGKYNFSLVTSNDETFLSSRHLSRIARFAPGDVYQRSLEFDLRRAILATGLVSSVTLTPREVTPPQGDQPGTVAMDVQLQRAKTRTLAGAIGYGTEEGFRVEASWEHRNLFPPEGMLRVRGIAGTQEQLGGVTLRFNNFRARDQVLTFDAYASAQDNAAFDANTVALSARFERLSNFLFQKPFSWALGAEVLYTDERNREIEIEVPDGDDEDDDPDTVRVPRPRQEYFIAGVQGRATIDTSDSLLDPTRGFRLTGFVAPEASRTQGQQYFYVRTQLDASYYQQFGDQIVGAARVRLASIPGAPLEAIAPSRRLYAGGGGSVRGYGFQAIGPRDDIGQPIGGRSLSEISIEARIKTGFFGGALSVVPFFDAGAVGVDPLPGLDALKFGAGIGVRYATSFGPLRLDVGVPLNPEPDDNFVAVYISLGQAF from the coding sequence ATGGGCTTGCGCACGCTCCTAGGCAGCGCGCTGGCGCTCGCCTGGCAACCCCTGGCCGCGCAAGACCAATCGACCACGCCAGCGCTCGAGGACCTGATCCCCGACAGCGCGGTCGAAAATCCCGAGGCCTGGGCGCAGCAATCGGAAGCCGCGGCGGCGGTGCCCGAAGCCGCGATCGATCCCGACACGCCGACCGACGAGCTTCCGGGCGTTACGCTCGCCTGGCCAGACACCATCGATTTGCCCCCGCTGCCCGAGCTCGCGCCCGAGCCCGAGGTGCAATATGCCGATCTCGATCTCGACGGGCCGCAACTCGCCTTCGCGGATGCGCAGATCGAACGCATCAGCGACGATCTGGTGCTTGGCTTCCCGCAGGTCGAGCCCGCGTTTGGCGAGAGTCCGGACTTCAGCGCGCGCTTCTCCGCGCTTTCGACCGTCAAGCAGCTGGACAGCGATTCGGACAATCTCGCGCAGCTCGGCGCGCGTGCGCGTGAAGATCAGCAACTGCTCGAGAACCTGCTGCGCGTCTACGGCTATTACGACGGGCAGGTGATCCGCTCGATCGCCAATTCGGAGCCGGGCGAGGCAAGGCGGGATACCGATTCGCAGGTGCGCTTCGACGTGGTGCCCGGCATCCGCTACAGCTACGGCACGGTCGATTTGGGCAAGCTTGGCACCGCGCCCGACGCGGCGGCTCTGCGCGCTGCGTTCGAGATACAGCCGGGCGATTTTCTCCAGTCCGATACGATCGTGCAGGAACGCGCCGATCTCGATGTCGCGCTGGGCGAGACCGGGTACCCCTTCGCCAGCATCGCCGATCCCGAGCTGCTGATCGATCACGAGCGCCGCCAGGGCGATCTCACCATGCTGGTCGATCCCCGGGGCAAATACAATTTCAGCCTGGTCACCAGCAATGACGAGACCTTCCTGTCCTCCCGACATCTGTCGCGGATTGCCAGGTTCGCGCCGGGCGATGTCTATCAGCGCAGCCTGGAGTTCGACCTCCGCCGCGCCATCCTCGCGACCGGCTTGGTCTCTTCGGTGACGCTCACCCCGCGAGAAGTCACGCCCCCGCAGGGCGACCAGCCGGGAACGGTCGCGATGGACGTCCAATTGCAGCGCGCCAAGACGCGGACGCTGGCAGGCGCGATCGGCTACGGCACCGAAGAAGGCTTCCGTGTGGAAGCGAGCTGGGAACACCGCAATCTGTTTCCGCCCGAAGGCATGCTGCGTGTTCGCGGCATCGCGGGGACGCAGGAACAGCTCGGCGGCGTGACCCTGCGCTTCAACAACTTTCGCGCCCGCGACCAGGTGCTGACCTTCGACGCCTATGCGAGCGCGCAGGACAATGCCGCCTTCGATGCCAATACCGTGGCGCTGTCGGCGCGGTTCGAGCGGCTCTCCAACTTCCTGTTCCAGAAGCCGTTCAGCTGGGCGCTTGGGGCGGAGGTGCTTTATACCGACGAGCGCAACCGCGAGATCGAGATCGAGGTGCCCGATGGCGATGACGAGGACGACGACCCCGACACCGTCCGCGTGCCGCGGCCGCGCCAGGAATATTTCATCGCGGGGGTGCAGGGCCGCGCCACGATCGACACCAGCGATTCGCTGCTCGATCCCACCCGCGGGTTCAGGCTGACGGGCTTCGTGGCGCCCGAAGCCTCGCGCACGCAAGGCCAGCAGTACTTCTACGTCCGCACTCAGCTCGACGCCTCCTATTACCAACAGTTCGGCGACCAAATCGTCGGCGCGGCGCGGGTGCGGCTGGCGAGCATTCCGGGCGCGCCCCTGGAAGCGATCGCCCCCTCGCGGCGGCTCTATGCCGGTGGCGGCGGCTCGGTACGCGGCTACGGCTTCCAGGCGATCGGCCCGCGCGACGATATCGGCCAGCCGATCGGAGGGCGCAGCCTGTCCGAGATTTCAATCGAAGCGCGGATCAAGACCGGCTTCTTCGGCGGCGCGCTTTCGGTTGTGCCCTTCTTCGATGCGGGTGCGGTTGGGGTCGATCCGCTGCCCGGGCTCGATGCGCTGAAGTTCGGCGCGGGCATCGGCGTGCGTTATGCCACCAGCTTCGGGCCCCTGCGGCTCGATGTCGGCGTGCCGCTGAACCCCGAGCCTGACGACAATTTCGTCGCGGTCTACATTTCGCTGGGCCAGGCCTTCTGA
- a CDS encoding translocation/assembly module TamB domain-containing protein, which yields MAGEAAAPQTPLRRSRARRAALWVLGVLAALVLLVVAAVALLNTPIGQRALTDRIAAQTLPNGLNIRIGRIEGNLYGKAVLRDVRLYDLKGVFATIPRAEIDWRPTAWLRNTLDIRSFAARRATLLRTPTFKPGNPDDPVLPGFDISIDRLVIDNLTLAPGIAGARAQRVDLNGEVQVTDKRLEVRSRGRFGRTDSYAFVIDAEPDGNDFDMALDYRAAADGPVAEMLGAKEAYRARVGGDGTWRDWKGFAVVQRGGERFGSFRVLNRAGQFRVTGQARPGDMLTGTLAGLAGETVSLDATARIAERKVDGRYALATQALFLRAAGLMDLANNRAEALKLDARMRRPLDLGGTRLENAALLATADGEFTDLAIDHTLTVGRLVAGTTVLDNLVQRGTATRHGTVWTLPLDARVARVRTGTALVDPRLVDGTLNGTIRLAGNRLSSDRLRLAFPNTAADGVLTGDLARGTYRLDGMVNASGLALESVGRVSGSAKIVLDIGGRVPWALSAGLSARIAPVTNSTLANLGGNRIAVRGGLNLGANRPIAFNRLVIDGPRLDAVLNGRVQGGRTTLAGRGRQADFGPFTVEATIAGDGPRATLVFANPYPAAGLRNVRVAIRPAGNGFAIQTSGQSLLGPFNGDLGLVIPRGGATRIDIERLRVTDTNVTGALTLGRGAVGGNVALSGGGLDGTVLLSPRGGGQGVDVDLRARNASFGGTTPLTIARADIKGQGVFAQGNSTFTGTARGAGLGYGSLFIGRFAAQGRVVNGVGQLDASIAGRRAQSFALDLNAQFASSRIAVAARGELAGRRIQMPRRAVLTAIRGGGWQLAPTQVNFGGGGMIAQGRFGGGETELGLQLNNMPLSLLDIVVADLGVGGTVSGLVDYRVGRGGLPQATARVLIDDLTRSGLVLTSKPVDLALVANLTASDLTTRAVFRNEDIRTGRLQARIAGLPAGRDLVERLRAGRLFAQLRYQGAAESLWRLAAIEAFDMTGPVSIAADATGSLARPLVRGAVSSDALRIRSALSGTDLRNVRMRGSFSGSRLAIRSFAGKADNGGDVSGSGIVDLAGLGERVQGQFLQARGPRIDLRAAARGARLLNANGLSATITGPLRIVSNGLGGTIAGRVRVDRASWGLGGSAAAQRLPRIATREVNVPDERGPANAVSAPWRYLINASADSRIDVDGMGLDSEWSANILLRGTTDAPRIGGEARVVRGAYSFAGTRFELTKGIISFDENVPVNPRLDIEAETSTNGLTVKVDVTGNSIAPEIDFSSTPSLPEEEILARLLFGGSVTSLSATDALQLGAAVASLRGGGGMDPINRLRTAIGLDRLRIVPADPTLDRETSIALGKNIGRRFYVELITDGRGYSATALEFRVTSWLSLLATVSTVGRQSATARVSRDY from the coding sequence ATGGCGGGAGAGGCGGCCGCCCCCCAGACGCCGCTGCGGCGCAGTCGCGCGCGCCGGGCGGCGCTGTGGGTGCTGGGCGTTCTCGCGGCGCTGGTGCTGCTGGTGGTCGCAGCGGTGGCGCTGCTCAACACCCCCATCGGCCAGCGCGCGCTGACCGACCGGATCGCGGCGCAGACGCTGCCCAATGGCCTCAACATCCGCATCGGCCGGATCGAAGGCAATCTCTACGGCAAGGCGGTGCTGCGCGATGTGCGGCTTTACGACTTGAAAGGCGTCTTCGCGACCATTCCGCGCGCCGAAATCGACTGGCGGCCGACCGCCTGGCTGCGCAACACGCTCGACATCCGCAGCTTCGCCGCGCGGCGCGCGACCCTGCTGCGAACCCCCACCTTCAAACCCGGCAATCCCGACGATCCGGTGCTGCCCGGTTTCGACATCTCGATCGACCGGCTGGTGATCGACAATCTGACGCTCGCGCCCGGCATCGCGGGCGCCCGCGCGCAGCGGGTCGATCTGAATGGCGAGGTCCAGGTCACCGACAAGCGGCTCGAAGTGCGCTCGCGCGGCCGCTTCGGGCGCACCGACAGCTATGCCTTTGTGATCGACGCCGAGCCCGACGGCAATGATTTCGATATGGCATTGGATTACCGCGCCGCCGCCGATGGCCCGGTGGCCGAGATGCTGGGCGCGAAGGAGGCCTATCGCGCCCGGGTCGGCGGCGATGGCACCTGGCGGGACTGGAAGGGCTTCGCGGTGGTGCAGCGGGGCGGCGAGCGCTTCGGCAGCTTCCGCGTGCTGAACCGCGCCGGGCAGTTCCGGGTGACCGGGCAGGCCCGGCCCGGCGATATGCTGACAGGCACGCTGGCAGGCCTCGCTGGAGAGACGGTATCGCTCGACGCGACCGCGCGGATTGCGGAGCGCAAGGTTGACGGGCGCTATGCGCTGGCGACCCAGGCGCTGTTCCTGCGCGCGGCGGGTCTAATGGACCTCGCCAACAACCGCGCCGAGGCGCTGAAGCTCGACGCCCGGATGCGCCGCCCGCTCGATCTCGGCGGCACGCGGCTGGAGAACGCAGCGCTGCTCGCCACCGCCGATGGCGAGTTCACCGATCTCGCGATCGACCATACGCTCACTGTCGGGCGGCTGGTGGCGGGGACCACGGTGCTCGACAATCTCGTGCAGCGCGGGACCGCCACGCGCCATGGGACCGTATGGACCCTGCCGCTCGATGCGCGGGTGGCGCGGGTGCGGACCGGGACCGCGCTGGTCGATCCGCGGCTGGTGGACGGGACGCTGAACGGCACGATCCGCCTCGCCGGCAATCGCTTGAGCTCCGACCGGCTGCGGCTCGCCTTCCCCAACACCGCGGCCGATGGCGTGCTGACTGGTGACCTCGCGCGGGGCACCTACCGGCTCGACGGCATGGTCAATGCGAGCGGGCTGGCGCTGGAGAGCGTCGGGCGCGTGAGCGGCAGTGCCAAGATCGTGCTCGACATCGGCGGGCGCGTTCCCTGGGCGCTCAGCGCCGGGCTCTCCGCGCGCATCGCGCCGGTCACCAACAGCACGCTTGCCAATCTGGGAGGCAACCGCATCGCGGTTCGCGGCGGGCTCAACCTGGGCGCCAATCGCCCGATCGCCTTCAACCGGCTGGTGATCGACGGCCCGCGATTAGATGCCGTGCTGAACGGACGGGTGCAGGGCGGGCGCACCACGCTCGCCGGGCGCGGGCGGCAGGCCGATTTCGGCCCCTTCACCGTCGAGGCGACCATCGCCGGCGACGGCCCGCGCGCCACGCTGGTCTTTGCCAACCCCTATCCCGCCGCAGGCCTCAGGAACGTGCGGGTCGCGATCCGCCCCGCCGGCAACGGCTTCGCCATCCAGACCAGCGGGCAAAGCCTGCTGGGCCCGTTCAATGGCGATCTCGGCCTCGTCATCCCGCGGGGCGGGGCGACACGCATCGATATCGAGCGGCTGCGCGTCACCGATACCAATGTCACCGGGGCTCTGACGCTGGGGCGTGGGGCGGTCGGGGGCAATGTGGCGCTCAGCGGCGGCGGGCTCGACGGGACCGTGCTGCTCTCCCCGCGCGGCGGCGGGCAGGGGGTCGATGTCGATCTGCGCGCCCGCAATGCCAGCTTCGGCGGCACAACCCCGCTCACCATCGCGCGCGCCGACATCAAGGGACAGGGCGTTTTCGCACAGGGCAACAGCACCTTTACCGGGACCGCGCGCGGTGCCGGGCTTGGCTATGGCAGCCTGTTCATCGGGCGCTTCGCGGCGCAGGGCAGAGTGGTCAACGGCGTCGGCCAGCTCGATGCCTCGATCGCCGGGCGCCGCGCGCAGAGCTTCGCGCTCGACCTCAATGCCCAGTTCGCCAGCAGCCGCATCGCGGTCGCGGCGCGCGGCGAGCTTGCCGGGCGGCGCATCCAGATGCCGCGCCGCGCGGTGCTGACCGCAATCCGCGGCGGCGGCTGGCAACTCGCGCCCACGCAGGTCAATTTCGGCGGTGGCGGCATGATCGCGCAAGGCCGCTTTGGCGGCGGCGAGACCGAGCTCGGTCTCCAACTCAACAACATGCCGCTCTCGCTGCTCGATATCGTCGTCGCCGATCTCGGCGTCGGCGGCACCGTCTCGGGCCTTGTCGACTACCGCGTCGGCCGGGGCGGATTGCCCCAGGCGACCGCGCGAGTGCTGATCGATGATCTCACCCGTTCCGGCCTCGTCCTCACCAGCAAGCCCGTAGATCTCGCGCTCGTCGCCAATCTCACCGCCTCCGACCTCACGACGCGCGCAGTGTTCCGCAACGAGGATATCCGCACCGGGCGTTTGCAGGCGCGCATCGCCGGGCTCCCCGCCGGGCGCGACCTGGTGGAGCGGCTGCGCGCCGGACGCCTGTTCGCGCAGCTCCGCTACCAGGGCGCGGCGGAGAGCCTGTGGCGGCTCGCCGCGATCGAGGCCTTCGACATGACCGGCCCCGTCAGCATCGCCGCCGACGCGACCGGCAGCCTGGCCCGCCCGCTGGTCCGCGGCGCGGTTTCGAGCGATGCCTTGCGCATCAGGAGCGCGCTCTCCGGCACGGACCTGCGCAATGTCCGAATGCGCGGCAGCTTCTCCGGCTCGCGCCTCGCCATCCGCAGCTTCGCAGGGAAAGCCGACAATGGCGGCGATGTCTCGGGTAGCGGGATCGTCGATCTCGCGGGCCTCGGCGAGCGGGTGCAGGGCCAGTTCCTTCAGGCCCGAGGCCCAAGGATCGACCTGCGCGCCGCGGCCCGGGGCGCGCGGTTGCTCAACGCCAATGGCCTTTCCGCCACCATCACCGGCCCCTTGCGCATCGTTTCCAACGGGCTGGGCGGCACCATCGCCGGGCGGGTGCGGGTGGACCGCGCGAGCTGGGGCCTGGGCGGGTCCGCCGCCGCGCAGCGCCTGCCGCGCATCGCGACGCGAGAGGTCAACGTCCCCGACGAGCGCGGCCCCGCCAATGCCGTCAGCGCCCCCTGGCGCTATCTCATCAATGCCAGTGCCGACAGCCGCATCGATGTCGACGGCATGGGGCTCGACAGCGAATGGAGTGCGAACATCCTGCTCCGCGGCACCACCGATGCCCCGCGCATCGGCGGCGAGGCGCGGGTGGTGCGCGGCGCCTACAGCTTTGCGGGCACACGGTTCGAGCTCACCAAGGGCATCATCAGCTTCGACGAGAACGTGCCCGTCAACCCGCGGCTCGACATCGAGGCGGAGACCAGCACCAATGGCCTCACGGTCAAGGTCGACGTCACCGGCAATTCAATCGCCCCCGAAATCGACTTCTCGAGCACCCCCTCGCTGCCCGAGGAGGAGATCCTCGCCCGGCTGCTGTTCGGCGGCTCGGTCACCTCGCTCTCGGCCACCGATGCGCTGCAATTGGGTGCGGCGGTCGCGAGCCTGCGCGGGGGAGGAGGCATGGACCCGATCAATCGCCTCCGCACCGCGATCGGCCTCGATCGCCTCCGCATCGTACCCGCCGATCCCACGCTCGACCGCGAGACCTCGATCGCGCTCGGCAAGAACATCGGCCGCCGCTTCTATGTCGAGCTGATCACCGACGGGCGCGGCTATTCGGCAACCGCGCTGGAGTTCCGGGTAACGAGCTGGCTCTCCCTGCTCGCAACGGTCTCGACCGTCGGCCGCCAGAGCGCGACGGCCCGGGTGAGCCGCGATTACTGA
- a CDS encoding lysozyme: MQRKPIFDAIRRLLRRGLRQAEVAELDAAIDAAEGGATAPRSISPSAIALIKRFEGCARVRPCGLIEAYPDPGTGGAPWTIGWGATGPGIGPGTVWTQAQCDARLVADLARHAAEVAEALGDAPTTQSQFDALVSFHYNTGAIARATLTRRHKAGDYAGAAAEFARWKHAGGRVMRGLVRRRAAEAALYRAGRVAGVTFV, from the coding sequence ATGCAGCGCAAGCCGATTTTCGATGCCATCCGCCGCTTGCTCCGGCGCGGGCTGAGGCAGGCTGAGGTCGCCGAACTCGATGCCGCGATCGACGCGGCGGAGGGCGGCGCGACCGCCCCGCGCAGTATCAGTCCGTCCGCAATCGCGCTTATCAAGCGCTTCGAGGGCTGCGCGCGGGTGCGCCCCTGCGGGCTGATCGAAGCCTATCCCGATCCGGGCACAGGGGGCGCGCCGTGGACCATCGGCTGGGGCGCGACGGGGCCCGGCATCGGGCCCGGCACGGTATGGACGCAAGCGCAATGCGACGCGCGGCTGGTAGCTGACCTCGCGCGCCATGCCGCCGAGGTTGCCGAGGCGCTGGGCGATGCGCCGACAACGCAGAGCCAGTTCGATGCGCTGGTCAGTTTCCACTACAACACCGGCGCGATCGCCCGCGCGACCCTGACGCGCCGTCACAAGGCAGGCGATTATGCGGGCGCGGCGGCGGAGTTCGCGCGCTGGAAGCACGCCGGGGGGCGTGTGATGCGCGGCCTCGTCCGCCGCCGCGCCGCCGAAGCCGCCCTTTACCGCGCGGGGCGCGTGGCAGGCGTAACCTTCGTGTAA
- the ppk2 gene encoding polyphosphate kinase 2 — protein sequence MTVTPDAEAERQDDIEEELELELAEAVGNSDPLDDHPEGRRSTLDRTTYFTELFRLQHELVKLQDWIQHHGLKVVVVFEGRDSAGKGGVIKRIVQRLSPRVCKVVALPAPTEREQSQWYFQRYVAHLPAAGEMVLFDRSWYNRAGVERVMGFCTDEEYEEFFRATPELERMLVRSGIILIKYWFSISDEEQEHRFRMRIEDPLKQWKLSPMDIEARRRWEDYTRAKEIMLQRTHIAEAPWWIVEADDKRRARLNCIAHLLARIDYGDVRREAPRLPQRVRHEDYSRQPVPESMYVPDRF from the coding sequence ATGACAGTCACGCCCGACGCCGAAGCCGAGCGGCAGGACGATATCGAGGAAGAGCTGGAGCTGGAGCTGGCCGAGGCCGTGGGCAATTCCGACCCGCTCGACGATCATCCCGAAGGGCGCCGGTCCACGCTCGACCGCACGACCTATTTCACCGAGCTGTTCCGCCTGCAGCACGAGCTCGTCAAGCTGCAGGACTGGATCCAGCACCACGGGCTGAAGGTCGTGGTGGTGTTCGAGGGGCGCGATTCGGCGGGCAAGGGCGGGGTCATCAAGCGGATCGTGCAGCGACTGTCGCCGCGCGTGTGCAAGGTGGTCGCCCTCCCCGCGCCGACCGAGCGCGAGCAGAGCCAGTGGTATTTTCAGCGCTATGTCGCGCACCTGCCCGCGGCGGGCGAAATGGTGCTGTTCGACCGCAGCTGGTACAATCGCGCCGGGGTGGAACGCGTGATGGGCTTCTGCACCGACGAGGAATACGAGGAGTTCTTCCGCGCCACGCCCGAGCTCGAGCGGATGCTGGTGCGATCGGGCATCATCCTCATCAAGTACTGGTTTTCGATCAGCGACGAGGAGCAGGAGCACCGCTTCCGGATGCGGATCGAGGATCCGCTCAAGCAATGGAAGCTCTCCCCCATGGATATCGAGGCGCGGCGGCGGTGGGAGGACTACACCCGCGCCAAGGAGATCATGCTGCAGCGCACGCATATCGCCGAAGCGCCGTGGTGGATCGTGGAGGCGGACGACAAGCGGCGCGCACGGCTCAATTGCATCGCGCATCTCCTGGCGCGCATCGATTATGGCGACGTAAGGCGCGAGGCACCGCGCCTGCCGCAGCGGGTCCGGCACGAAGACTATTCCCGCCAGCCGGTGCCGGAAAGCATGTATGTGCCCGACCGGTTCTAG